A genomic segment from Rickettsiella endosymbiont of Miltochrista miniata encodes:
- the typA gene encoding translational GTPase TypA, producing the protein MIKNIRNIAIIAHVDHGKTTLVDKLLQQSGTLSSRAAPVERIMDSNDLERERGITILAKNTSIEWHGYRINIVDTPGHADFGGEVERILSMVDSVLLLVDAVDGPMPQTRFVTQKAFAKGLKPIVVVNKIDRPSARPDWVVNQVFDLFDRLGATEEQLDFPIIYASALQGYATLDLEKPSSDLTPLFETIIDKVAPPAVDPQGPFQMQITTLDYSSYVGTIGIGRIQRGCAKVNMPVVLIDREGKTRSARILQILGYRGLERIEIDQAEAGDIIAVTGIDKLNISDTLCDPNLVEALPPLIVDEPTMSMTFQVNNSPFAGKDGKFVTSRQIRERLDRELLHNVALKVEDTEDPNRFRVSGRGELHLSILIETMRREGYELGVSRPEVILKEIDGELREPYENLTVDLEEQHQGNIMEKLGSRRGDLVDMVSDGKGRVRLDYKIPTRALIGFRTEFLTATSGLGLMHHVFDHYGPVKKGSIANRANGVMISNQVGKATGFSLFNLQERGKLLIGPQTDVYEGMIVGIHSRDNDLVVNVVKGKQLTNVRASGSDENIILTPPITFSLEQALEFIADDELLEVTPHFLRLRKKFLKEHERKRSGREA; encoded by the coding sequence ATGATCAAAAATATACGTAATATCGCCATAATTGCCCATGTTGACCACGGGAAAACCACACTGGTTGATAAATTATTACAACAGTCTGGCACCCTCTCCAGCCGGGCTGCGCCAGTTGAGCGTATTATGGATAGTAATGACTTAGAACGTGAACGTGGTATTACTATCCTTGCGAAAAATACCTCCATAGAATGGCATGGTTATCGGATTAATATTGTCGACACCCCTGGCCATGCTGACTTTGGTGGCGAAGTGGAACGTATCTTATCTATGGTTGATTCTGTTTTATTGCTCGTCGATGCAGTAGATGGTCCAATGCCGCAAACGCGATTTGTCACACAAAAGGCCTTTGCCAAAGGTCTAAAACCTATTGTTGTGGTTAACAAAATTGACAGGCCCAGCGCTCGACCCGATTGGGTCGTTAATCAGGTTTTTGATTTATTCGATCGTTTAGGTGCAACCGAAGAACAATTAGATTTCCCTATCATCTATGCTTCTGCTTTACAAGGCTATGCAACATTGGACCTTGAAAAACCAAGCTCTGATCTGACTCCTTTATTTGAAACTATCATTGATAAGGTCGCTCCACCTGCGGTTGATCCCCAAGGCCCTTTTCAAATGCAAATCACCACCTTGGACTATTCCAGTTATGTGGGCACTATTGGTATTGGTCGCATTCAGAGAGGATGCGCTAAGGTGAATATGCCTGTTGTTTTAATTGATAGAGAAGGAAAAACTCGGTCCGCGCGTATATTACAAATTTTAGGTTATAGAGGCTTAGAACGTATCGAAATTGACCAAGCCGAAGCGGGAGATATCATAGCCGTAACAGGTATTGATAAGCTTAATATATCTGACACTCTGTGTGATCCTAACTTAGTGGAAGCCTTACCGCCTTTAATTGTCGATGAACCAACGATGAGCATGACCTTCCAGGTCAATAACTCACCTTTTGCCGGCAAAGATGGAAAATTTGTGACTAGTAGACAGATTAGAGAGCGCCTCGATAGAGAACTTCTTCATAACGTCGCACTTAAGGTTGAAGATACTGAGGATCCTAACCGATTTCGCGTCTCTGGAAGAGGAGAATTACATTTATCAATTTTAATTGAAACCATGCGTCGCGAAGGGTATGAATTGGGTGTATCTCGTCCTGAGGTTATTTTAAAGGAAATTGACGGTGAATTGAGAGAACCTTACGAAAATTTAACCGTGGATCTAGAAGAACAACATCAAGGTAACATTATGGAAAAATTAGGTAGCCGGCGTGGCGATCTAGTAGATATGGTATCTGATGGAAAGGGACGTGTGCGACTAGATTATAAAATACCCACTCGTGCATTAATTGGTTTTCGTACAGAGTTTTTAACAGCTACTTCTGGTTTAGGACTAATGCACCATGTGTTTGATCATTATGGTCCGGTGAAAAAAGGCAGTATTGCTAATCGGGCAAACGGTGTCATGATCTCCAACCAAGTCGGTAAAGCGACTGGATTTTCCTTATTTAATTTACAAGAACGCGGAAAATTATTAATTGGTCCTCAAACCGATGTCTATGAAGGGATGATCGTAGGTATTCATTCACGCGATAATGACTTGGTTGTTAATGTTGTGAAAGGAAAGCAACTTACGAATGTCCGGGCCTCAGGTTCCGATGAAAACATCATTTTGACACCTCCAATAACATTCTCGTTAGAACAAGCATTAGAATTTATCGCTGATGACGAATTATTAGAAGTCACTCCGCACTTTTTACGTTTACGTAAAAAGTTTTTGAAAGAACATGAACGTAAGCGTTCAGGGCGGGAAGCTTAA